In Papaver somniferum cultivar HN1 chromosome 1, ASM357369v1, whole genome shotgun sequence, a genomic segment contains:
- the LOC113315811 gene encoding serine/threonine-protein kinase OXI1-like, with the protein MMQENQEIDLQNLKALSVLGRGAKGVVFQVQEQQQTLALKVISKSFIQNKSKNKKNQEEKGVSSSETATEEDIYRRIWFERDVLKLFDHPLLPKLKGVIVTEEIVGFAIDYCNGGDLSSLRKKQSEKMFSDDIIRFFAAELVIALEYLHGLGIVYRDLKPENIMVQENGHLMLVDFDLSTKISMKSEDFQSRSPINNSISSKEMKKKKKRFPVLNFCSAGIGSDESDRHPEARVNSVRSDSEKSNSFVGTEEYVAPEIISGNGHDFSVDWWGLGVVLYEMLYGKTPFRGVNRQETFFRILTLTPPLVGEKTALRDFIGKLLEKDPTKRICLQEIKNHEFFQGLDWEKILQISRPPFIPSPNLVEENGVDEDMKVINGIDVKTFVHIVFNGCDEVVVEKDEMKKRKDHWVEGLSNPTTNNKNEDFFVF; encoded by the exons ATGATGCAAGAAAACCAAGAAATTGATTTACAGAATTTAAAAGCATTATCAGTTCTAGGCAGAGGAGCAAAAGGAGTTGTGTTTCAAGTCCAAGAACAACAGCAAACCTTAGCTTTGAAGGTCATttcaaaatcatttattcaaaacaaAAGTAAGAACAAGAAGAATCAAGAAGAAAAAGGGGTATCATCATCAGAAACAGCAACAGAAGAAGATATTTACAGAAGGATTTGGTTTGAGAGAGATGTGTTGAAATTATTTGATCATCCTCTATTACCTAAACTCAAAGGTGTTATTGTTACTGAAGAAATTGTGGGATTCGCTATTGATTATTGTAATGGCGGTGATCTTAGTTCTCTTCGGAAAAAACAGTCGGAGAAAATGTTTTCCGATGACATTATCAG GTTTTTTGCTGCTGAATTAGTAATTGCATTGGAGTACCTACACGGATTAGGAATCGTTTACAGAGATTTGAAGCCGGAAAATATTATGGTTCAAGAAAACGGACATTTAATGCTCGTTGATTTCGATCTTTCAACcaaaatctcaatgaagtctgAAGATTTCCAATCTCGATCTCCAATTAATAATTCAATCTCCTCCaaggaaatgaagaagaagaagaaacggtTCCCGGTTTTGAACTTTTGCAGTGCAGGAATCGGTTCAGATGAATCAGATCGTCATCCTGAAGCGAGAGTTAACTCAGTAAGATCCGATTCGGAAAAATCCAACTCGTTTGTTGGGACGGAAGAATACGTAGCGCCGGAGATTATATCAGGGAACGGGCATGATTTCTCAGTTGATTGGTGGGGTCTTGGGGTTGTGTTGTACGAGATGTTGTACGGGAAGACACCGTTTCGGGGAGTAAATCGGCAAGAAACGTTTTTTCGGATTTTGACATTAACTCCACCATTGGTTGGTGAAAAAACGGCATTGAGAGATTTCATTGGAAAATTACTAGAAAAGGATCCGACAAAGAGAATATGTTTACAGGAAATCAAGAATCATGAGTTTTTCCAAGGGTTGGATTGGGAAAAGATATTGCAAATCTCTAGACCACCGTTTATTCCATCTCCAAATCTGGTGGAAGAAAATGGTGTTGATGAGGATATGAAGGTGATTAATGGAATTGATGTGAAGACATTTGTACATATTGTTTTTAATGGTTGTGATGAAGTTGTGGTAGAGAAAgatgagatgaagaagagaaaagatCATTGGGTGGAGGGTTTGAGTAATCCTACAACTAACAACAAAAATGAGGATTTCTTTGTTTTTTAA
- the LOC113360060 gene encoding uncharacterized protein LOC113360060: protein MTIKAGMWEVNDQVLQVRNWVSNFTPSSQRTSKSQVWVRLPGLGLEFWKEEILFKICKEIGTPIKIDTATANCEVGYYANVLVEIDFAHSIPNKIWIGTKFGGFFQDISILLCPKFCHNCKIIGHLTTECRVEQYKTKVDNAGGENKQFTTPEKQQQIPFDICDVSERAGEDFVVNTIHETQVIKLSTGNNILQKGKFSLLECEKGEIDNEAVIKEVPNVSTPKKANSLESTTIKYVDGKTSQVSNEAVKVTPWSKIVEKEMVSNATSSSNATSPTDPVKVTKQFQANNKYNFRKNQGKEGTKNPPPPIK, encoded by the coding sequence ATGACCATCAAAGCTGGCATGTGGGAAGTTAATGATCAAGTATTACAAGTTAGAAATTGGGTTTCAAACTTCACACCATCATCACAACGTACATCTAAATCTCAAGTTTGGGTTAGGTTACCTGGTTTAGGGTTGGAATTTTGGAAGGAGGAAATTCTCTTCAAAATATGTAAGGAAATCGGAACTCCTATTAAAATTGATACTGCTACTGCAAATTGTGAAGTTGGTTATTATGCTAATGTTCTAGTTGAGATAGATTTTGCTCATTCTATTCCTAACAAAATCTGGATTGGTACAAAGTTTGGAGGATTTTTTCAGGATATTTCAATTCTTTTATGTCCTAAATTTTGTCATAACTGCAAAATCATTGGTCACTTAACTACTGAATGTAGAGTTGAGCAGTATAAAACTAAAGTGGACAATGCAGGTGGAGAGAATAAGCAATTTACTACACCAGAAAAGCAGCAACAAATTCCATTTGATATTTGTGATGTATCAGAAAGAGCAGGTGAGGATTTTGTAGTTAATACTATTCATGAAACACAAGTTATCAAGTTATCTACAGGAAACAATATACTCCAGAAAGGCAAATTCAGTCTTCTTGAATGTGAAAAAGGAGAAATAGATAATGAAGCTGTCATTAAAGAAGTTCCAAATGTTTCAACACCAAAGAAAGCAAACAGTTTAGAAAGTACCACTATCAAGTATGTAGATGGAAAAACTAGTCAAGTATCCAATGAAGCTGTTAAAGTGACCCCTTGGTCTAAAATAGTTGAAAAGGAAATGGTATCTAATGCAACATCATCATCAAATGCTACAAGTCCAACTGATCCAGTAAAGGTAACTAAACAATTTCAAGCAAATAACAAGTATAATTTCAGGAAAAATCAAGGAAAAGAAGGCACTAAAAATCCTCCTCCTCCTATCAAATGA